AAGCGGAAAAGTGGAGTACGATTACCTGGTAAATGCCACGGGACCGAAATTGAATTTTGAAGCTACCGAAGGCCTCGGACCGGGGAAAAATACGGTTTCGGTGTGCTCGTACGACCATGCTGCACATGCCTGGGAGGAGCTGGACAAAAGCATCGAAAAAATGAAAAAGGGCGAAAAGCAGCGTTTTCTGATTGGCACAGGACATCCCATGGCTACCTGCCAGGGTGCAGCTTTTGAGTATGCCCTGAATATTGCCTTTGAGTTGAGAAAAAGAAAATTGTTACACCTGGCCGAAATTACCTGGATATCGAACGAATACGAAGTGGGCGATTTTGGAATGGGAGGCGCCTTTGTAAAACGCGGTGGCTATGTTACCTCTACCAAAGTATTTACCGAATCGGTGTTTGCCGAAAACAATATTAAATGGATAAAACGCGCCGGAGTGTTTAAAGTAGAGCCAGGAAAAGCCATTTATGAAACACTTGACGGTGAAGAAAAATCGATTGAATTTGATTTTGCCATGCTTATTCCCGGTTTCTCGGGGCAACCTTTTAAGGCCTTCGACAAACAGGGCGAAGACATTACCCAAAAGGTTTTTGCGCCCAACGGTTTTATGAAAGTGGATGCCGATTATAACCCGAAACCGTTTGAAGAGTGGAGCATAAACGACTGGCCACAAACCTACCAGAGTCCGGCTTACCCCAACATGTACGCCACGGGTATTGCCTTTGCACCACCCCACTCTATTTCTAAACCCATGAAAAGCCCCGGCGGACGTGCCATTTTCCCGGCACCACCACGTACCGGAATGCCATCGGGGGTTATCGGTAAAATTGTGGCTCAAAATATTGCCGAAGGAATTAAAAAAGGAACGTTTGAGCATAAACATACCGCTAACATGGGACGCATGGGCGCTGCCTGCATTGTGTCGGCCGGTTACAGCATGACCAAAGGACTCGGTGCTACAATGACGGTATCGCCGGTAGTTCCCGATTGGGAGAAATACCCGGAATGGGGTCGAGATATTAATTCAACAGTTGGCGAAATTGGTACTGCCGGCCACTGGATAAAACTCTTTCTGCATTACATGTTTTTGCATAAAGCCAAAGGTTATCCGTTTTGGTGGCTTTTGCCGGAATAGTTGAAGGACTCAGGGATTGCAGGACTGAAGGACTGAGTTGACCTTAAAAAACTGATAAAATGAAAAATTGCCGTTAAAGAAACATTTACAGGCAGGGCTCGCAGCTCTTAGCTGGCAACCCGAAACAAAAAATAAATCATGGAAAAACAAAATAGAATTACTACCGCTTATAAAGATGAATTTTACCCGCCGGTTCCTACACGTTGGACACGTTTTTGGCGAACTTGTTTCCTGGTTCAGCTTTATAATTTTTTTCGACTGAACCTGAAAATAATGATGATTGTGGTTAAGGGACACTCGTAATTCACTTATACGGGGCGGAGTTGAGAGTTAGTAGCCAAAGCACTTCAAATCAAACGGTTTTCAGGGTCTTTGTTCTTAACTAAACAAGATACTGAATCAAGTTCGGCGTGCCATAGGCCAACTGTTTTCAGCTCCATCTCGTTTTGCTTAACTTATAGTTTAGTAACAAACTCCTCAAGCGCTTTTCGTGTACGTGGTGCCAACTCTCTCGAACGATAGGGTTCTTCCAAATCGTCGGGCTCGCCCAAATAGCCAAGCGCCCCCATACATACCGGACTAACATTCTCCTTCAGGTTTAATACCGTCGATAACTTTTCGCTGTCGAAACCGCCCATCAGGTGTCCGTAAATACCATTGGCACTCGCCTGAAGTAAAAGCTGGGCATTGGCCATACCCACATCGTGCAGGGCAAACCTATTTGGTTTATCATTTTTCTCGTAGGTATTTCGTTGCAACGAAGCAAAAAGTAAGGCTGCTTTTTTTGCCCAGGGTTGATTTCCGGGCAGTAAACATGCCCATAAGGTATCGAATCCCGGAGTGCCGCGCAAGGCATACACATATTGCCAGGGCTGTTCATTCATGGCACTGGCCGCCCACGATGCTCCGGTAAAAATTTTGTTTACATCCTCCGCTGACACCGGCTCCGCTGAAAAGGACCGGGGGCTCCATCTTTTCTCCAAAAGCGGATGAATAGTATATTTCTTTTGATTTTCCATATTTCTGTTCTTTCCGGTTTATTTTACTTGCATAGGCAGATCCATTAATAAAATCCGTGCATCACTAGTAGCCTCCACCTCAATTTTATTCATTTCCCAAATCCCCAGTGCATCGCGAGCCGACAATTTATTTCCTGAAATGGTTACTTGCCCGTCAATCACCATTACAAACAGTCCGTTACCTTCGCGCTTCAGGGTATAGTTGTCGGTTTTTCCGGCATCAAAATTCCCAAGGTAAAACCAGGCATCCTGATGAATCCACACCCCCTGGTCATCGGGATTTGGCGATAGTATCTGGTAAAGGCGGTTGGGTATTGCCACATCGCGAATAGAAATCTGATCGTAACGCGGTTGTACATTTTGCTTATTCGGAAACAACCAAATCTGGAAAAGCTTTAATGCTTTGTCTGGATTATGATTGTACTCGCTGTGGTAAACACCGGTTCCGGCACTCATCACCTGCACATCGCCCTCACGAATAACTGCCTCGTTGCCCATATTATCTTTATGCTCCAGGTCACCTTCAAGCGGAATGGTAATAATTTCCATGTTATCGTGCGGATGCATTCCAAAGCCTTGTCTGCCATCAATTTTGTCGTCGTTAAGCACCCGAAGTACCCCAAAATTCATACGTTCGCGGTTAAAATAATTCGCAAAACTAAAAGTATGCCGGGCCACCAGCCAACCGTGATTGGCATAGCCCCTACTATCGGCTTTGTATAAAATTGTTTTCATCGTTTTCTGTTTCTAATCATTTAATGTCTAATTTTAATGGGGAAGTTGTTGCAAATTGGGTAAAAAAATACCGGTGCCTTGCAAGGCTTAAAAAACGTTTGCTGACACCGGCCAAGGTTCCCTCCCCCAAAGGTCTGTCCCTTTCGTCTCCTTCTTCTCCGAAACCTTGCTTATTGTTTTATGGCTTTATATTGTTGAACTATTTAATTGGCTGCCGTAGCTTTCAGTTCAAACGTAATCTCGAAATTATCATTGATCATATTATCACCCAGGTCGCTGAAAAATTTACCCGAACCATAACGGATGTCATATTCGGTACGATCAATGGTTGCTGTACCCGTGGCACTTACCGAGCTTCCGTCAACTTTTACTTCTGCCGGAAAAGCTACCTGCTTGGTAATTCCTTTAATGGTGAGGTCGCCAACCACCTGGTAACCTTTATCTGTTGCGTCAACTGTTTTTATGGCAAATGTTGCTACCGGGTGTTTTTCTGCCGAAAAGAAATCGTCTGATTTCAGGTGGCCAACCAGCTTGTCTTTCCATTCGCCGCTTAAATCGGTAACTTCAATTGATTGTACATCAATTTTAATCTGTGCACCTACAACTTTTTCGTCTTTTACATGAACTTCTCCGTCGCTTAAATTAATGTAGCCGGTATGTTCGCCTGTTACTTTTTTACCGGTCCAATACACCTTACTGGCATTGGTATCAACTTTATAAACCGATTTGTCGGCATTTGCATCAGCCGCAAAGGCCGAAGTTCCTATTGCAATAATAATTGCGAATACTGTTACTAATTTTTTCATTTTCAATTTCTGTTTAATGTTTACAACTAATTTTCAGTACAAACATACGGCGTATTGAAAGCGAAAAAAATAAACTAGTTTAAGAAAAAACACTTATTAGTCTTTTTTGCGAACACGACGGGCAATAATCTTACTTAAAAAAACAGGAGTTACCCCTAAATAAGAGGAAATGTGATATTGTGGTAAGCGTTGAATCAGTTCCGGATCGTTTTGAAGCAGCTCCTCGTAATTTTCTTCGGCAGTTTTTGATAAAATGGAAACAAAACGCTTTTGCAGAAAAACATATGATCTGCGAATATTTGAAGCCAGTTCAACATATTTTTCAACCAGTGACTGAAAACCTTCCTCATCAACGGAAAATACGCTGGTTTTTTCGAGGGCATCCATAAAATACGAAGTTGCAGAAGGTGTACCCAGGTCGCCTAACCACTGTCGCTCTTTCGCAAAAAGAATGTTAAACTCTTTACCACTTTGGTCGATGATATACATGCGCAGCAAGCCGTTTTCAATGTAATAGTGGCGGGTATTCAATTCTCCGGCACGCATAATCAGCTCTTTTTTCTTAAACTGTTCTTTTCTGAAAACTGCAGCAAGTTCCTGTTTCTCGCTGTTTTCAAGCGCACGTCCGGTAATTTTTTCAAAATAGTTAAAGAGAACCTGGTAATCTTCCATTTGCCTGATTGTATTGCGCAGCTAAGTTAATAATCAAACACGAAGAATTAAAACAGCTTTTTAGTTTTCTGTTGCCTCATCAAAAATGGCTTTCAATAAACTGTTTTCATCCTTGATGTCGCTGCTCAGTTACCAAAACATAATACCGCCCTGCTTGTTTTCAAGCACCTATTTTGTTTTTAGCTTTACCGATGCAATATGGTCGAATGTTACAAAAACACAATCTCCCGGATGATCGGCCGTCTGTGCCACTAACTCCTCTTAAATTTTACCCGAAGCTGAATTTCTGAACAGCATTTCACCATCAATAACCTAACTAAAATAATATGCGTTATTTTACCCAGCGGTAATTAATTAGGCTGGTAACCATCACGCGGCATATAAGAAGACATGATGGAAGTTGCCGGCTCTTCGGCTATTCTTTTTGCAGTTTTATCAGGAACACAAGCAACAATTAATACAAGCCGGTAAGAATTGCTCTTAACTTACTCATGATAATTTGCAGATTTAATTTATTAGGATAAAGATATGTTTATATTTGCACTTTGTAAAATATTTATAAACTGAGACCTAAAAATGAATATTCTAAAAAAGATATTACAACGCTCTTTCCTGATTTTTGGCCTTACAGCCATGCTGTGTGCTGAAAAAAGTGTTGCCCAATTGCCTGTCGACTGGGTTAACCCGTTTATAGGAACAACGAACTATGGCACCACTAACCCCGGTGCGGTTGTGCCACGCGGAATGGTTTCGGTAGTACCGTTCAACGTAAGCGGAAACTCGCCACTTAACCAGCGCGATAAAGACGATGGTTGGTGGTCGACGCCCTACTCGTGGGATAACCGATATTTTACCGGTTATTCGCATGTAAACCTAAGCGGAGTGGGTTGTCCCGAGCTGGGTGTTATTCTGCTTATGCCCACTACAGGCAAAGTTGATGGTAATCACAAGCGTTATGGTTCAGAAATGAGCCAACAAGAAGCACACCCTGGATACTACAGCACTTTTTTGAATAAATACCAAATAAAAACCGAGGTTTCGGCAACAGAGCGCACCGGTATAAGTCGTTTTACTTTCCCGGCCGGGCAATCCAATATTCTTATTGATTTGGGCAATGGCTTAACCAACGAAAGCGGGGCCTCGGTAAAAATTGTAAATAAGCAAGAAATAGAGGGGTGGCGCATGACCGGAACTTTTTGTTACAACGATGGCACCGAGCGTCCGGTTTATTTTGTGGCCCGTTTTAGCAGGGCAGCCGAAAGTTATGGCGTTTGGAAAAAAATGCCAGAGATGGGCCCCGAAGCAGCCTGGTCGGCAAGCAGTAATAAAATAAAATACTATCAAAGTTATGGGGCAGAAATGGCAGGAGACAGCATTGGTGCATGGTTTACATTTAACACTACAAACAACGAAGAAATACTGGTAGAACTTGGCGTTTCGTATGTAAGCATTGAAAATGCCCGGCTGAACCTGAACCATGAATCCAATAATTTTGATTTTGAGGCCACCCGCAAACAAGCTGCCGAAAAATGGAATAAAGCTCTATCAACCATAAGTGTAAAAGGTGGTACCGACGATCAGAAAACAGTTTTTTACACCGGTCTGTACCACATTCAAATACACCCAAATATTTTAAGTGACATAAACGGGCAATATCCGGCTATGGAGTCGTTTGAAACGCGCATTCACCCGAACGGCGAACGCTACACCGTATTTTCACTGTGGGATACCTACCGCAATTTGCATCCGTTTATGAGTCTCGCTTTCCCTCAGCAGCAATTAAATGTGGTACAATCGATGATTGAGATGTACGACGAAAGTGGCTGGTTACCCCGTTGGGAACTTAACAGTACCGAAACACATGTTATGGAAGGCGACCCTGCCATTCCGGTTATTGTTGACACCTGGTTTCGTGGCATCCGCGATTTTGATATCGAGAAAGCTTACGAGGCCATGTACAAATCGGCTACAACGACTGGTGCCGAAAACAAATTACGGCCCGATATTGATCATTACCACTCTCATGGCTATGTGCCTTTACAGGAAAAATACGACAATTCGGTGTCGCACGCCCTGGAATACTATATTGCCGACTGGAACCTGGCCCAGCTGGCAAAAGACCTTGGGAAAGAGGAAGATTACAAGCGATTTTTAAACCAATCACGAGGATACAAAAATTACTTTTGCCCCGATTTTGAAATGATCAGGCCAAAACTTGCCAACGGGGATTTTTTGCCCGACTTTAATCCACGCCAGGGAGAAAATTTTGAGCCAAGTCCGGGATTTCACGAAGGAAATGCCTACCAATATACCTTTTGCGCACACCACGATATAGCTGGCATGATAGCCTTAAACGGTGGAGAAAAAGAATTTGTAAAGAAACTACAAGCCATTTTTGATGAAGGGCATTTTGACATGGCAAACGAGCCCGACATTCATTATCCCTGGTTGTTCAATTTTGTAAAAGGCGAAGAGTGGCGCACCCAGAAAGAGCTGAACCGGTTAATGGCCGCTTACTTTAAAAATGCGCCTGACGGATTGCCCGGCAACGACGACACAGGTACCATGTCGACCTGGATTGTTTATGCCATGATGGGTATTTACCCGGTTTTACCCGGCGATATGAATTATGCCATTTCAGAGCCCGTTTTTGATGAAGTGAAAATCCAGCTGGATCAGAATTTCTATCCGGGAGAAGCACTTGTGATCAAAAAATCAGGCACGGGCGATAAAATAAAAAGCATTTCGCTAAACGGCAAAAAGCAAAAAACGTTCTTTATCAACCACGCTGATTTGGTAAAAGGCGGTGTTTTGGAGATTAAGCAGTAACATTCACCTGTCATTTCGACAAGGCAGGAGGAGAAATCTCTCACAACTTGTTACAGATTTCTCTCCGGTCTGACGACGGATCGAA
Above is a genomic segment from uncultured Draconibacterium sp. containing:
- a CDS encoding FAD/NAD(P)-binding oxidoreductase, coding for MKVVVLGAGISGHTAAAFLKKKLGKKHDVIVVSPSQYYQWIPSNIWVGVGRMSVDQVRFKLQKVYKRWGIEFHQAKATAIHPEGDATSNTAFVDIEYTSEDKRGQSGKVEYDYLVNATGPKLNFEATEGLGPGKNTVSVCSYDHAAHAWEELDKSIEKMKKGEKQRFLIGTGHPMATCQGAAFEYALNIAFELRKRKLLHLAEITWISNEYEVGDFGMGGAFVKRGGYVTSTKVFTESVFAENNIKWIKRAGVFKVEPGKAIYETLDGEEKSIEFDFAMLIPGFSGQPFKAFDKQGEDITQKVFAPNGFMKVDADYNPKPFEEWSINDWPQTYQSPAYPNMYATGIAFAPPHSISKPMKSPGGRAIFPAPPRTGMPSGVIGKIVAQNIAEGIKKGTFEHKHTANMGRMGAACIVSAGYSMTKGLGATMTVSPVVPDWEKYPEWGRDINSTVGEIGTAGHWIKLFLHYMFLHKAKGYPFWWLLPE
- a CDS encoding YceI family protein is translated as MKKLVTVFAIIIAIGTSAFAADANADKSVYKVDTNASKVYWTGKKVTGEHTGYINLSDGEVHVKDEKVVGAQIKIDVQSIEVTDLSGEWKDKLVGHLKSDDFFSAEKHPVATFAIKTVDATDKGYQVVGDLTIKGITKQVAFPAEVKVDGSSVSATGTATIDRTEYDIRYGSGKFFSDLGDNMINDNFEITFELKATAAN
- a CDS encoding GH92 family glycosyl hydrolase, with protein sequence MNILKKILQRSFLIFGLTAMLCAEKSVAQLPVDWVNPFIGTTNYGTTNPGAVVPRGMVSVVPFNVSGNSPLNQRDKDDGWWSTPYSWDNRYFTGYSHVNLSGVGCPELGVILLMPTTGKVDGNHKRYGSEMSQQEAHPGYYSTFLNKYQIKTEVSATERTGISRFTFPAGQSNILIDLGNGLTNESGASVKIVNKQEIEGWRMTGTFCYNDGTERPVYFVARFSRAAESYGVWKKMPEMGPEAAWSASSNKIKYYQSYGAEMAGDSIGAWFTFNTTNNEEILVELGVSYVSIENARLNLNHESNNFDFEATRKQAAEKWNKALSTISVKGGTDDQKTVFYTGLYHIQIHPNILSDINGQYPAMESFETRIHPNGERYTVFSLWDTYRNLHPFMSLAFPQQQLNVVQSMIEMYDESGWLPRWELNSTETHVMEGDPAIPVIVDTWFRGIRDFDIEKAYEAMYKSATTTGAENKLRPDIDHYHSHGYVPLQEKYDNSVSHALEYYIADWNLAQLAKDLGKEEDYKRFLNQSRGYKNYFCPDFEMIRPKLANGDFLPDFNPRQGENFEPSPGFHEGNAYQYTFCAHHDIAGMIALNGGEKEFVKKLQAIFDEGHFDMANEPDIHYPWLFNFVKGEEWRTQKELNRLMAAYFKNAPDGLPGNDDTGTMSTWIVYAMMGIYPVLPGDMNYAISEPVFDEVKIQLDQNFYPGEALVIKKSGTGDKIKSISLNGKKQKTFFINHADLVKGGVLEIKQ
- a CDS encoding pirin family protein yields the protein MKTILYKADSRGYANHGWLVARHTFSFANYFNRERMNFGVLRVLNDDKIDGRQGFGMHPHDNMEIITIPLEGDLEHKDNMGNEAVIREGDVQVMSAGTGVYHSEYNHNPDKALKLFQIWLFPNKQNVQPRYDQISIRDVAIPNRLYQILSPNPDDQGVWIHQDAWFYLGNFDAGKTDNYTLKREGNGLFVMVIDGQVTISGNKLSARDALGIWEMNKIEVEATSDARILLMDLPMQVK
- a CDS encoding nitroreductase family protein, coding for MENQKKYTIHPLLEKRWSPRSFSAEPVSAEDVNKIFTGASWAASAMNEQPWQYVYALRGTPGFDTLWACLLPGNQPWAKKAALLFASLQRNTYEKNDKPNRFALHDVGMANAQLLLQASANGIYGHLMGGFDSEKLSTVLNLKENVSPVCMGALGYLGEPDDLEEPYRSRELAPRTRKALEEFVTKL
- a CDS encoding Crp/Fnr family transcriptional regulator, which translates into the protein MEDYQVLFNYFEKITGRALENSEKQELAAVFRKEQFKKKELIMRAGELNTRHYYIENGLLRMYIIDQSGKEFNILFAKERQWLGDLGTPSATSYFMDALEKTSVFSVDEEGFQSLVEKYVELASNIRRSYVFLQKRFVSILSKTAEENYEELLQNDPELIQRLPQYHISSYLGVTPVFLSKIIARRVRKKD